The Rosa chinensis cultivar Old Blush chromosome 7, RchiOBHm-V2, whole genome shotgun sequence DNA segment acgacgattaggcatttatgttggatatgattctccaaccattgtccgctatttagaacccttgacaggcgatctctttaccgcaagatttgcggattgtcacttcgatgagacagtcttcccgtcgttagggggagataagaacataaatgttcaacaggaacgacaggaattgtcgtggtctgtccccactctgtctcattttgatccccgaaccgcacagtccgaaattgaagtgcggagaattctcgatcttcagaacgtagcagaatcgatgcctgatgcgttttctgatatcgctaaagtgacgagatcacacatacctgctgcaaatgcgcctgcaaggattgatgtccctaaaagtagaggacatgacgccaactcaagagtgcatgagcatggcgccaacgtcccatctctcaatgatggtgacgttatggctaggcccacggctcctgccaggaagcgcgggaggccgataggttcgatggattctcgcccaagaaagaaagcgagtttggcacagaataatccattaatcatcgatataaataatccatctcatgagaatattccggattatggttatgtccaagagacatcattgggggacgctccaatgtcagaaccaactccagagaatagagagatctccatgaattacactagtgtacatgagatgatggatagaaattctatggcgattgatgatgcatttgcatatcatattgcgaaagggattatagaatatgatgatatcgaacctcgctctgttgaagaatgtcaacgaagagcagattggcctaaatggaaagatgcgatccaggttgaattggattcactaacaaagagacaggtatttgggcctgtaacgcagacacccccaagtgtaaagcctgttggccataaatgggtctttgttagaaagcgtaatgagaaaaatgaggtggtaagatataaagctcgccttgtggcgcaaggtttctcacaacgccctggaatcgactacgaggagacatattctcccgtaatggacgttataacgttccgctaccttgtcaatttggtagtttccgaaaaacttgacatgcagcttatggatgtggttacagcatatctctatggggatctagattcagagatatatatgaaggttccagatggacttcaattacccaaatcaagtggctctaaaccacggagcgcgttttcaataagattaaaacgctcactatatggattaaaacaatccggacggatgtggtataaccgtctaagtgactacttgattgggaagggatatattaacaacgaaatatgcccatgcgtgttcattaaaagaacaagttccggatttgcaatcgtagcagtttatgtcgatgacatgaacctaattggaactctagatgagttgaaggaaactgctaaatacttgaaatccgaatttgagatgaaagattttgggaagacacggttttgtctcggtttagaactcgagcaccgtagtgatggcattttgatccatcagtctgcatatactcagaaaatcttaaggcgctttaatgaagataaagcaaagcctgcgagtactcccatgatcggccgtagtcttgagcccggaaaagatccgtttcgtccaagggatgaggacgaagaacacctagaggccgaagtgccctatttaagtgcaataggcgcattattgtacttagctcaatgcacaagaccagacatctcattcgcagtgaacttgttagctagacatagctctgcgcctacacgtcgccattggattggtgtaaagacaatctttcgatacctaagaggtacgattgatgtgggcctattttatccctacagagagaaaaggaatgacggaagaatgggatcggaccccattaggcatggagccaccgtccaccacaaggggtggccggcctcaccctatcccccttcatcaaaacgacaatgatgtcttgatgggttttgctgatgcagggtacctctctgaccctcacaaaggtcgctcccaaacgggttatgtctttaccatgggaagcactgcgatatcttggaggtctacgaaacagacccttgttgctacttcctcaaatcatgcagagattattgctctacatgaagccgtgcgtgaatgcatatggctaaggtctgtaattcgacacattcaaggaagttgtggtttgaagtctaccacagatgaacctacatgcatttatgaggataatgcagcttgtattgaacaaatgaagttaggtttcatcaagggcgacaacaccaagcatatatcgcccaagttcttttataatcagcaacaacaatcacttctaaagattgaagtgaaccaaatccgatcagaggataatgtagcggacttattcactaagtcgttacctaaatccaccttcgagaaacatgtgaagagcatcggattgagaaagttatccgaactcccacgattgtagcaatcagggggagatatcgacatcaggggaagttatgatgtctacatgttcgatctcgaagagtgaaggacgtgttgtgctctttttgtccttcgaccaggattatttttgtcccacagggtttttgttacctggcaaggtttttaacgaggcaacggatgaagcgttaccaccaagtttgagcggcacaagggggagtgttgaaggaaaatcaagtttagtgtgccttatcaaactaggaataggaataggagagaagattctagatttcccaatcctacacggattggtattccttgtaacattagaactagcactttgtaatccctatatatagggctcctattctcaataataaatatacatctctctcatcaatctctctcaaatacattatacttaaacagcTGGCAGTTTTTTCTCCAGCAGATTTCAAGTAATGTGAACCTTGCATATTCCTGGTTTTAGCTGCTATGTATTTTTGAGCTTGTACACTAACATTTTCAATCTATTATAGCAGTGCATCGACCTGTCCATACAATGAAGACTACTATGAGCCTTATATATGCACATCTCCTATAAAGGTATTTGTTATTTGCTTGTTGGAGTTTATTCCACTCTATGTGATCCACGTAATGTCCCACTGAACTCTTGTTGTTTTGATTTCAGTACAAGTTTGCCAATTATTCCAGGGCTGATTATGCAAACACAGGCAATACAACTTTGAAGTTCCGATTGATCAATCAACGGGCAGATTTTTCGTTTGCATTGTTCTCGGGCGGGTTGTCAAACGTGTGTTCatgtctcctctctctctctctctcctctttcagCTAATTGGTTGCTGCACACACATTTTGTATCATTGTTCCAAAGTTTCATTTGTTGATAACTTGATATTAATGCCTCTAACCCGATGGCATTTCAATTGTTGGCTAAAGTGTGTATTCGTTGTAATGCAGCCGAAATTGGTGGCAGTTTCTAATAATGTAACCTTTGCGTATCTGAAGGCTCCCCTTTACCCTCGTCTTGCTCTAGGGAAGCTCTGGGATGAAGTAAGTTTATGTTATTAGGATTCAGTACTTTTATTTTCATTCAGGCAATCAGAATGTAGACTCCTATTTGTACAATCTTCTCATACTCATGTTATGTATGATATTTTGTTATGCAGATGACAGTGACTTGGACAAGTGGATATAACATCGATGAAGCTGTACCTGTAGTTGAGTGGGGTTTAAAGGGAGAACCTCAAACTCGATCTCCAGCAGGAACATTGACTTTCAGTAGACGGGACATGTGTGGTATGAATCATATGATCAATCTAGTTCACCTACATAAATGATCGAATGAGAAAACTTATAGTAACGAGTTCTTGTAATTTTTTCCAGCTGCACCTGCACGAACAGTTGGTTGGCGTGATCCTGGTTTCATCCATACAAGTTTTCTAAAAGATTTGTGGCCAAATTCAGTGTATGCATCTAGAATATTAGATTCATCTATAACATCCATAGCTGTTCTGTTATTAAGACTGTTGTGCTGGTTTTCTATGCAGGTACTCTTACAAGCTTGGTCATAGGTTATCTAATGGTTCCTATATCTGGAGCAAGGCTTACTCTTTCAAGTCATCACCATATCCTGGGCAGGAGTCATTGCAGCGTGTTATTATATTTGGTGACATGGGAAAAGTAAGAtcaagaaaatgaaaactaCTTGATTATGCCACGAACGCTAGCTTGTCAGACAGCATTATTTTACCTTGAATTTCTGCGAACTTAGCTGCCTAGATGTTTATCCTTTACTTTTCCTCCCACAAATTTCAGGCTGAGCGTGATGGTTCAAATGAATATGCTGATTATCAGCCCGGCTCACTCAATACCACAGATCAGCTAATCAAGGATTTGGACAACATTGACATAGTTTTTCATATAGGAGATATGCCTTATGCCAATGGATACATCTCACAGTGGGATCAGTTCACATCACAGGTGGAGCCGATTTCATCAGTTGTACCATATATGGTTGCCAGGTGTGTGTTCTTGTTACTTTGATCCTAGTTACTGCCGACTGTGGGCACACTTACTACTGTACGTTTACTTTATAAGTACACAAATTCTCTGAAACTTACATCAAGTTTACGACAGTGGCAACCATGAACGAGATACAACAGGGACCGGATCCTTCTACGACACTAACGATGCAGGTGGTGAATGTGGTGTGCCAGCTGAGACCATGTATTATGTTCCTGCTGAGAACAGAGCTAAATTCTGGTAATACCAACAATACTTTTATATTACACTTATAGTGACTGGTTAAGAAGACAGATCTTAATCTTAGAGAAGTACAGATGCTGTTATGTATAAGTATATACTATATAATCACATTTTTGGTTAGTTTGGCATAATGTTTTA contains these protein-coding regions:
- the LOC112177353 gene encoding probable inactive purple acid phosphatase 27 translates to MTLRLAVFSPADFNASTCPYNEDYYEPYICTSPIKYKFANYSRADYANTGNTTLKFRLINQRADFSFALFSGGLSNPKLVAVSNNVTFAYLKAPLYPRLALGKLWDEMTVTWTSGYNIDEAVPVVEWGLKGEPQTRSPAGTLTFSRRDMCAAPARTVGWRDPGFIHTSFLKDLWPNSVYSYKLGHRLSNGSYIWSKAYSFKSSPYPGQESLQRVIIFGDMGKAERDGSNEYADYQPGSLNTTDQLIKDLDNIDIVFHIGDMPYANGYISQWDQFTSQVEPISSVVPYMVASGNHERDTTGTGSFYDTNDAGGECGVPAETMYYVPAENRAKFWYATDYGMFHFCIADTEHDWREGSEQYKFIEKCLASANRHKQPWLIFAAHRVLGYSSNSWYGQEGSFDEPTGRDDMQKLWQRYKVDIAFYGHVHNYERICPIYQNQCVTSEISNYSGTVNGTIHVVVGGGGSHLSDFSSLHTVWSIYRDRDYGYTKLTAYNHSSLLFEYLKSSDGKVYDSFTISRDYKDVLACVHDGCEPTTLAT